The Comamonas sp. GB3 AK4-5 genome includes a region encoding these proteins:
- a CDS encoding alpha/beta fold hydrolase — MTENVHTFRIPTAQGQLQAQRWQPVPVSQSKLAPVVLLHDSLGSVALWRDFPAQLAQATQRTVLAYDRLGFGLSDAAPGPLAPDFVAREAETFAQVCQAMGMERFVTLGHSVGGGMAAHVAAAYPQQCVALVTASAQTFVEERTLEGIRVARDQFAQPGQLERLARYHGDKAAWVLSAWVDTWLSPAFTNYSLEAALRQVRCPVLAIHGEQDEYGSLAHPRNIAAWVPGPVEQEIVVGGGHVPHREQPERMVARIAQFLQAVE; from the coding sequence ATGACCGAGAACGTTCACACTTTTCGCATTCCCACGGCCCAGGGTCAGCTGCAGGCGCAGCGTTGGCAGCCTGTGCCCGTGTCCCAGTCCAAGCTGGCTCCTGTGGTGTTGCTGCATGACTCCCTGGGCTCGGTGGCGCTGTGGCGTGACTTTCCGGCGCAATTGGCCCAGGCCACGCAGCGCACGGTGCTTGCCTATGACCGGCTGGGCTTTGGCCTGTCCGATGCCGCTCCCGGCCCCTTGGCGCCCGACTTTGTGGCCCGTGAGGCCGAGACTTTTGCGCAGGTCTGCCAGGCTATGGGCATGGAGCGCTTTGTGACCCTAGGCCACAGCGTGGGCGGTGGCATGGCGGCCCATGTGGCCGCGGCCTATCCGCAGCAATGTGTGGCCTTGGTGACCGCATCGGCCCAGACCTTTGTGGAAGAGCGAACCTTGGAGGGCATTCGCGTGGCACGCGATCAGTTTGCCCAGCCTGGTCAGCTGGAGCGTTTGGCCAGATACCACGGCGACAAAGCAGCCTGGGTGCTGTCGGCCTGGGTGGACACCTGGTTGTCGCCGGCCTTTACCAACTACAGCCTGGAGGCCGCGCTGCGCCAGGTGCGCTGCCCGGTGCTGGCCATCCATGGCGAGCAGGACGAATACGGCTCCCTGGCCCATCCCCGCAATATCGCGGCCTGGGTGCCAGGGCCGGTGGAGCAGGAGATTGTGGTCGGCGGCGGCCATGTGCCCCACCGCGAGCAGCCCGAGCGCATGGTGGCGCGCATTGCGCAGTTTCTGCAGGCCGTGGAGTGA
- a CDS encoding Mpo1-like protein codes for MSDASSHTYAAVSGVTEAVDPRSLHSFAEFYPFYLSEHSNSNCRRLHFLGSSLGLLCLAAALWWRQPWFVLLGLMLGYACAWIGHFGFEHNRPASFKRPLYSLMGDWRMYADMWRGRISF; via the coding sequence ATGTCCGATGCGTCCTCACACACCTATGCCGCCGTCTCCGGCGTGACAGAGGCTGTCGATCCACGCAGCTTGCACAGCTTTGCCGAGTTCTACCCCTTCTACCTGAGCGAGCACAGCAACAGCAACTGCCGGCGCCTGCACTTTCTGGGCTCCAGCCTGGGCCTGCTGTGCCTGGCCGCCGCGCTGTGGTGGCGCCAGCCCTGGTTCGTTCTGCTGGGCCTGATGCTGGGCTATGCCTGCGCCTGGATAGGTCACTTCGGCTTTGAACACAACCGCCCCGCCAGCTTTAAGCGCCCGCTCTACAGCCTGATGGGCGACTGGCGCATGTATGCGGATATGTGGCGGGGAAGAATAAGCTTTTAG
- a CDS encoding YhjD/YihY/BrkB family envelope integrity protein, whose amino-acid sequence MPLTLHRARTRLRHLRETLKVFPWRNTLATLQRRFTQDNLGLTASSLTFTTLLALVPFFTVLLSVFTAFPSFARLENTLQSWLVENLIPGEIAAQVMGYLMQFASKASQLGVVGLGFLVVTVISLILTMDRTLNNIWRVQRLRPLGQRLLVYWAVLTLGPLLMGVSIATTSYVLSASKGLVVALPEPVQWAFNSVEFLLLSTAMAALYHYVPNTPVRWPHAWAGGLFVALGMALSKKVLGLYLVAVPTYSVIYGTFATLPILLIWIYVCWVIFLLGAVVAAYLPSLLTGMGRKADDQGWNFELALEIIAALEPLRGQPQRGMPCQALAKRLRVDRLQLEPALAVLTTMRWVGAMPDAGTAYLEEGEPRYVLLADPDTTLLEPLLEQLLLVRSDSTAPLWTGAGWDSALLRAALPKIPSNLPGDEVGTPAPSA is encoded by the coding sequence ATGCCCTTGACCCTTCACCGTGCTCGCACGCGCCTGCGCCATTTGCGCGAAACGCTCAAAGTCTTTCCCTGGCGCAACACGCTCGCCACGCTGCAACGCCGCTTCACCCAGGACAACCTGGGCCTGACGGCCAGCAGCCTCACCTTCACCACGCTGCTGGCGCTGGTGCCCTTCTTCACCGTGCTGCTGTCGGTGTTCACCGCCTTCCCCAGCTTTGCGCGGCTGGAGAACACGCTGCAGAGCTGGTTGGTGGAAAACCTCATCCCCGGCGAGATTGCGGCCCAGGTCATGGGCTATCTGATGCAGTTCGCCTCCAAGGCCAGCCAACTGGGCGTGGTGGGCCTGGGCTTTTTGGTGGTGACGGTGATCAGCCTGATCCTCACCATGGACCGCACGCTCAACAACATCTGGCGTGTACAGCGCCTGCGCCCGCTGGGCCAGCGCCTGCTGGTGTATTGGGCGGTGCTGACGCTGGGGCCGCTGCTGATGGGGGTGAGCATTGCCACCACCTCGTACGTGCTGTCGGCCTCCAAGGGCCTGGTGGTGGCGCTGCCCGAGCCTGTGCAATGGGCCTTCAACTCGGTGGAATTCCTGCTGCTGTCCACCGCCATGGCCGCGCTCTACCACTATGTGCCCAACACGCCGGTGCGCTGGCCCCATGCCTGGGCCGGTGGCCTGTTTGTGGCCCTGGGCATGGCCTTGTCCAAGAAGGTGCTGGGCCTGTATCTGGTGGCCGTGCCCACTTATTCGGTGATTTACGGCACGTTTGCCACGCTGCCGATTTTGCTGATCTGGATTTATGTCTGCTGGGTGATCTTCTTGCTGGGCGCCGTGGTCGCGGCCTATCTGCCCAGTTTGCTCACCGGCATGGGGCGCAAGGCCGATGACCAGGGTTGGAACTTCGAGCTGGCGCTGGAAATCATCGCCGCCCTGGAGCCGCTGCGCGGCCAGCCCCAGCGCGGCATGCCCTGCCAGGCCCTGGCCAAGCGGCTGCGGGTGGATCGGCTGCAACTGGAGCCGGCCCTGGCCGTGCTGACCACCATGCGCTGGGTGGGTGCCATGCCCGACGCAGGCACGGCCTACCTGGAAGAGGGCGAGCCGCGCTATGTGCTGCTGGCCGACCCCGACACCACCTTGCTGGAGCCGCTGCTGGAGCAACTGCTGCTGGTGCGCAGCGACAGCACCGCCCCACTGTGGACCGGCGCCGGCTGGGACAGCGCCCTGCTGCGTGCCGCCCTGCCCAAAATCCCCAGCAACCTGCCCGGCGACGAAGTGGGTACGCCCGCACCCAGCGCGTAA
- a CDS encoding DUF2069 domain-containing protein: MQSFPQQQPDGPVAVTRWLAVGSVLALIVLCLAWELWLAPLRPGGSWLVLKALPLCLPLAGLLKRRMYTYRWVSLVIWLYFTEGVVRAWSDKAPGNLLALVEIALCLVLFVACAAHVRLRQRAAKAAAAA, from the coding sequence ATGCAGTCCTTCCCCCAACAACAACCCGATGGTCCCGTAGCAGTCACCCGGTGGCTGGCCGTGGGCAGCGTGCTGGCCCTGATCGTGCTGTGCCTGGCCTGGGAGCTGTGGCTGGCGCCGCTGCGCCCCGGTGGCTCCTGGCTGGTGCTCAAGGCCTTGCCGCTGTGCCTGCCGCTGGCGGGGCTGCTCAAGCGCCGCATGTACACCTACCGCTGGGTCAGCCTGGTGATCTGGCTGTACTTCACCGAGGGCGTGGTGCGCGCCTGGAGCGACAAGGCGCCCGGCAATCTGCTCGCCCTGGTGGAAATCGCGCTGTGCCTGGTGCTGTTTGTGGCCTGTGCCGCCCATGTGCGACTGCGCCAACGCGCAGCCAAAGCGGCAGCAGCGGCTTAA
- a CDS encoding LysR family transcriptional regulator has protein sequence MPVFPNNLSLRQLRAFDEVARQGAFAPAARELCITQSALSESIRQLEEALGMRLFDRTTRTVGLTAAGQAFLQDVRQAFDALEQGVQHLGDLAALRRGRVRIAAAPSVLAVLLLPALPQLRAQHPGIEVELVEDSAEGIAQRVQAGLVDFGIGAAHPAGGELQTQPLVSDAIGLVARADEPLLQAKHLVATDLAHLPFVGLTTDTAISQLLAAAPGMPANVLQTPLRVSNPALLFDAVRLGLGVSLVPALTAMHPSRGDLGFCVLQAPRILRRTLLIQRPRRALSPAAQLLFDALAAQVQQLARYEGMVVE, from the coding sequence ATGCCGGTTTTCCCGAACAATCTCAGCCTGCGCCAGCTGCGCGCCTTTGACGAGGTGGCGCGCCAGGGCGCATTTGCCCCGGCGGCGCGCGAGCTGTGCATCACGCAGTCGGCCCTGTCTGAATCCATACGCCAGCTGGAAGAGGCGCTGGGCATGCGCTTGTTTGACCGCACCACGCGCACCGTGGGGCTGACGGCGGCTGGCCAGGCTTTTTTGCAGGATGTGCGCCAGGCCTTTGATGCGCTGGAGCAGGGCGTGCAGCATCTGGGCGATCTGGCCGCCTTGCGGCGCGGCCGTGTGCGGATTGCGGCCGCACCCTCGGTGCTGGCCGTGTTGCTGCTGCCGGCGCTGCCCCAGTTGCGGGCCCAGCACCCCGGTATTGAGGTGGAGCTGGTGGAAGACAGCGCCGAGGGCATTGCCCAGCGCGTGCAGGCCGGCCTGGTGGACTTTGGCATTGGGGCGGCCCACCCCGCGGGCGGCGAGTTGCAGACACAGCCCCTGGTCAGCGACGCCATAGGCCTGGTGGCACGGGCCGACGAGCCGCTGCTGCAGGCCAAGCATTTGGTGGCGACCGACCTGGCCCATCTGCCCTTTGTGGGCCTGACTACGGACACCGCCATCAGCCAGTTGCTGGCCGCCGCGCCGGGCATGCCGGCCAATGTGCTGCAAACACCGCTGCGCGTGTCCAACCCGGCCCTGCTGTTTGACGCCGTGCGCCTGGGCCTGGGCGTGAGCCTGGTGCCGGCGCTCACGGCCATGCACCCGTCTCGGGGCGATCTGGGCTTTTGCGTGCTGCAGGCGCCACGGATTCTGCGCCGCACCCTGTTGATCCAGCGCCCGCGCCGCGCGCTGTCACCGGCCGCGCAACTGCTGTTTGATGCGCTGGCTGCGCAGGTGCAGCAACTGGCACGTTATGAAGGCATGGTGGTGGAGTGA